Proteins found in one Tissierellales bacterium genomic segment:
- a CDS encoding DUF1456 family protein yields MKKITIFKKAITALAIDSADLPEIIKAGDVKVTIDEINTFLAMDDATENIDDKYLAGFLNGYIVHRRGPSDKPQVAEFDVKHRRSIGNIVLKKLKIALSFTTEDMLDVFLEGNMELTKGELSPYFRKEGHKHYKYCTDEMLEAFFLGLRTCL; encoded by the coding sequence ATGAAAAAGATTACGATTTTTAAGAAGGCTATTACAGCCCTTGCTATAGATAGTGCTGATTTACCTGAAATAATCAAAGCAGGTGATGTTAAAGTAACTATAGATGAAATAAATACATTTTTAGCTATGGATGATGCTACAGAGAATATTGATGACAAGTATCTAGCAGGCTTTTTAAATGGATATATAGTCCACAGAAGAGGCCCATCAGACAAGCCTCAAGTAGCAGAGTTTGATGTAAAACACAGAAGATCAATCGGAAATATTGTTCTTAAAAAGCTAAAAATAGCACTTTCTTTCACAACAGAAGATATGCTAGACGTATTCCTTGAAGGAAACATGGAACTAACAAAAGGAGAACTATCACCATACTTCAGAAAAGAAGGACACAAGCACTATAAGTACTGTACAGATGAAATGCTTGAAGCCTTTTTCTTGGGACTTAGAACTTGTCTTTAG
- a CDS encoding cyclase family protein yields the protein MIVDITLKVTPKIVNDASGAEKKVLSGHVGTHFDVMNKEFPLEFLERKGLVFDVKGIFERDIEISDIDMSMVKEGMFVAFYSGYIEQVEYGTKEYFTNHPQLSDELIEALLEKKVSIIGVDFAGIRMGKEHTPKDQYCADRGAFVVENLVNLDKLVGLEDVVISTYPINYEKMTGLPCRVVARG from the coding sequence ATGATAGTAGATATTACTTTAAAAGTAACACCGAAAATTGTTAATGATGCTTCTGGAGCGGAGAAGAAGGTATTATCAGGTCATGTCGGTACTCACTTCGATGTCATGAACAAAGAATTTCCCCTTGAGTTTTTGGAGCGTAAGGGTTTGGTATTTGATGTAAAAGGTATCTTTGAGAGGGATATTGAGATATCTGACATAGATATGAGTATGGTTAAGGAGGGAATGTTTGTAGCATTCTATTCAGGATACATAGAGCAAGTAGAGTACGGCACAAAAGAATATTTTACAAATCACCCACAATTATCAGATGAATTAATAGAAGCACTCTTAGAAAAAAAGGTATCAATAATAGGTGTAGATTTCGCCGGTATAAGAATGGGAAAAGAACACACACCAAAAGATCAATACTGTGCGGATAGGGGAGCTTTTGTAGTTGAAAATTTAGTCAATCTTGATAAGCTAGTTGGGCTTGAGGATGTGGTTATAAGTACTTATCCTATTAATTATGAAAAGATGACTGGACTTCCTTGTAGGGTAGTGGCGAGGGGATAA
- a CDS encoding MarR family transcriptional regulator, with protein sequence MKEKLLDNIAEFLEKQDLLSKLTENEMLHGYGYSDVHCVVAIKELEKPNVTNISNRLSMTRGGVSKIIKRLEKENLIIRYSIEDNKKEIYFSLTKEGEEIYLEHEKRHDLWIKRDLEFLNKYDGETIGEILSFMEDFNGYLNTKISEIGGKK encoded by the coding sequence ATGAAAGAAAAATTGTTAGATAATATTGCTGAGTTTCTTGAAAAGCAGGATTTATTGTCTAAACTTACTGAAAATGAGATGCTTCATGGCTATGGTTACTCTGATGTTCACTGTGTTGTAGCTATTAAGGAACTTGAAAAACCTAATGTGACTAATATTTCAAATAGACTAAGTATGACCAGAGGCGGGGTCAGTAAAATAATTAAACGTTTAGAAAAGGAAAATCTGATAATTAGATATTCTATTGAAGATAATAAAAAGGAGATATACTTTTCCCTTACTAAAGAAGGGGAAGAGATATACCTTGAGCATGAGAAAAGACATGATTTATGGATAAAGAGGGATCTTGAGTTTTTAAATAAATATGATGGGGAAACTATTGGGGAAATACTATCCTTTATGGAAGATTTCAATGGTTATTTAAATACTAAAATAAGTGAAATAGGAGGTAAAAAATGA